Proteins encoded in a region of the Sebastes fasciatus isolate fSebFas1 chromosome 9, fSebFas1.pri, whole genome shotgun sequence genome:
- the LOC141774339 gene encoding transmembrane protein 229B-like: protein MEARTLNARRTQGSNDQGTVVEDEAPAAPHGSGPLSAAARLYVYALHGCLCEVAFTAVWDWCSTQDRRLEGHSSLWALPMYATAIYLMEILGARLMAERLPLPVRLTAYTAFIYLWEFSWGAGLRLLGACPWDYSGYRYNLGGLVTLEYALPWTVAAFIAEQHVIRNTLRIRLHN from the coding sequence GGACTGTAGTTGAAGATGAAGCCCCAGCAGCACCTCACGGGAGCggtcctctctctgctgcagctcgTCTCTACGTGTACGCACTGCACGGCTGCCTCTGTGAGGTGGCCTTCACCGCTGTGTGGGACTGGTGCAGCACCCAGGACAGGAGGCTGGAAGGTCACAGCAGCCTGTGGGCGCTGCCTATGTACGCCACCGCCATCTACCTCATGGAGATCCTGGGAGCCCGGCTGATGGCTGAGCGTCTCCCGCTGCCGGTGCGTCTGACGGCCTACACCGCGTTCATCTACCTCTGGGAGTTCAGCTGGGGGGCGGGGCTGAGGCTGCTGGGGGCCTGTCCCTGGGACTACTCAGGATATAGGTACAACCTGGGAGGACTGGTGACTCTGGAGTATGCGCTGCCCTGGACTGTGGCAGCTTTTATAGCTGAGCAGCATGTGATCAGGAACACTTTGAGGATCAGACTGCACAACTGA
- the haao gene encoding 3-hydroxyanthranilate 3,4-dioxygenase, whose product MSIRPPLVNVDLWIEENKNDFLPPVCNKLMHFSQLNIMFVGGPNTRKDYHIEEGEELFYMVKGDMCLKVIENGNHKDVHIKEGEMFLLPARIPHSPQRQANTVGLVVERRRLLTETDCLRYYVDNTTDPLFEKWFYCQDLGTQLVPIITEFMASKQAKTGRPDPNEVFREPPFQMNTMNMMSPFSFKDWLDKQRPSLASGNPVDVFGAQFETEVMVFGPGRTETSVRPSEVWIWQLEGSSRVTMGEQESSLSAGDSLLIPEQSQYQWQRDEGTVALLVAQNPERKRP is encoded by the exons ATGAGCATCAGACCTCCTCTTGTGAATGTCGATCTCTGGATTGAAGAGAACAAAAATGATTTCCTGCCACCAGTGTGCAACAAGCTCAT GCACTTTTCCCAATTGAATATCATGTTTGTTGGAGGTCCTAATACCAGGAAAGATTATCACAtcgaggaaggggaggag CTGTTCTACATGGTGAAGGGGGACATGTGTCTGAAGGTGATAGAAAATGGCAACCACAAGGATGTGCACATCAAAGAGGGGGAG ATGTTCCTGCTGCCGGCTCGGATCCCCCACTCCCCCCAGAGACAGGCCAACACCGTGGGACTGGTGGTGGAGAGGAGACGGCTGCTGACTGAGACCGACTGCCTGAG GTACTACGTGGACAACACCACTGATCCGCTGTTTGAGAAATGGTTTTACTGTCAGGATCTTGGAACCCAACTGGTGCCAATAATCACAGA GTTCATGGCATCAAAGCAGGCCAAAACAGGAAGGCCTGATCCAA ATGAAGTCTTCAGAGAACCTCCGTTCCagatgaacaccatgaacatgATGTCACCTTTCTCCTTCAAAGACTGGCTGGACAAACAGAGGCCGTCCCTGGCCAGCGGCAATCCCGTCGACGTGTTCGGAGCTCAGTTTGAGACAGAG GTGATGGTATTTGGACCTGGGCGGACAGAGACCTCAGTGCGGCCAAGTGAAGTGTGGATTTGGCAACTG GAGGGATCCTCAAGAGTAACTATGGGGGAGCAGGAGTCCAGTCTTTCTGCAGGAGATAGTTTACTCATTCCTGAACAGAGCCA GTACCAGTGGCAGAGAGATGAGGGGACTGTTGCCCTGTTGGTGGCCCAAAACCCTGAGCGGAAGAGACCCTGA